A region of Syntrophales bacterium DNA encodes the following proteins:
- a CDS encoding sugar phosphate nucleotidyltransferase, with protein sequence MAGWLGPRLHPLTKVTNKHLLPVHDKPMIYYPIQALVNAGIDDILIVTGGNNAGDFLKLLGNGKEGIVNLV encoded by the coding sequence TTGGCCGGTTGGCTGGGACCCCGATTGCACCCATTAACAAAGGTTACAAATAAACATCTTTTACCAGTTCATGATAAGCCTATGATATACTACCCCATTCAGGCCCTCGTCAATGCAGGGATAGACGATATTCTGATAGTTACCGGGGGCAACAATGCTGGTGATTTCCTGAAACTTCTGGGAAATGGAAAAGAGGGCATTGTTAATTTAGTATAG